In Gossypium arboreum isolate Shixiya-1 chromosome 6, ASM2569848v2, whole genome shotgun sequence, the following are encoded in one genomic region:
- the LOC108485963 gene encoding pseudo histidine-containing phosphotransfer protein 2-like, producing the protein MESKHVNRQIAAMRQSFFDEEVLDEKFSQLEQLEGKDNPNFVEEVFTMYFKDSTAFLETIEEAMKTIPIDSIIVDNILHQLKGSSASVGANKVLKEVNKITRQVLGKGNLDGTKASILKLRKEYDSFKAKLEPYFQLKQANSVAQVK; encoded by the exons atGGAAAGTAAACATGTTAATCGACAAATCGCTGCAATGAGGCAATCCTTCTTTGATGAG GAGGTTTTAGACGAAAAATTTTCTCAACTGGAGCAGCTAGAGGGTAAAGATAACCCCAATTTTGTTGAAGAGGTGTTTACTATGTACTTCAAGGACTCCACTGCATTTCTAGAAACTATTGAGGAAGCAAT GAAAACTATCCCTATTGATTCAATCATAGTGGACAACATCCTGCATCAGCTCAAGGGCAGCAGTGCCAG TGTTGGTGCTAATAAAGTACTAAAAGAGGTCAACAAAATTACAAGACAAGTTTTGGGGAAAGGAAACCTAGATGG GACAAAAGCTAGCATCTTGAAGCTACGAAAGGAGTATGACAGTTTCAAAGCCAAGCTTGAACCCTACTTTCAG TTGAAGCAGGCAAACTCAGTGGCCCAAGTGAAGTGA